The window TATTTTCGCCACGGCCTTGCTGCACGATCTCGCCACGGGACATCACCAGGTACTGATCGGCCAGCTCGGCAGCAAAATCATAGAACTGTTCAACCAGCAGAATCGCCATGTCGCCGCGTTCCGCGAGTTTTTTGATCACGGCGCCGATTTCCTTGATCACCGACGGCTGAATGCCTTCGGTGGGTTCGTCGAGGATCAACAAACGCGGACGGCTGGCCAGGGCGCGACCAATCGCCAGTTGCTGTTGCTGACCGCCGGACAAGTCACCGCCGCGACGATGCTTCATTTGCAGCAAGACCGGGAACAGCTCGTAGATGAACGCGGGCACTTCTTTGGCTTGCGAACCTGGGAAGCGGGAAAGCCCCATGAGCAGGTTTTCCTCAACCGTCAGCCGCCCGAAAATCTCCCGGCCCTGAGGCACGTAAGCAATTCCCGAATGCACCCGTTGATGGGGTTTGAAGCCGGTAATGGTCTTGCCTTCCCACTGCACCGCGCCTTCTTTGGCAGGCAGCAAGCCCATGAGCACCTTGAGCAGAGTGGTCTTGCCCACGCCGTTACGGCCCAGCAGGCACGTCACTTCACCGACCTTCACCTCAAAGGAAAGGCCGCGCAGGATGTGGCTACCGCCGTAGTATTGATGAAGCTTTTCGACCTGGAGCATGCCTCGTTCCTCGGAAGCTATAAGCGGCAAGCTACAAGCCGCAAGAAAAAGCAGGGTGTTGATCTGGCTTCTAACTTGTCGCTTGCAGCTAGAAGCTTGCAGCTGGGCGCTTCAGCGCCCCAGATAAACCTCAATCACTCGTT of the Paucimonas lemoignei genome contains:
- the livF_2 gene encoding ABC transporter translates to MLQVEKLHQYYGGSHILRGLSFEVKVGEVTCLLGRNGVGKTTLLKVLMGLLPAKEGAVQWEGKTITGFKPHQRVHSGIAYVPQGREIFGRLTVEENLLMGLSRFPGSQAKEVPAFIYELFPVLLQMKHRRGGDLSGGQQQQLAIGRALASRPRLLILDEPTEGIQPSVIKEIGAVIKKLAERGDMAILLVEQFYDFAAELADQYLVMSRGEIVQQGRGENMEAEGVRGLVTI